Proteins encoded in a region of the Onychostoma macrolepis isolate SWU-2019 chromosome 20, ASM1243209v1, whole genome shotgun sequence genome:
- the lrfn2b gene encoding leucine-rich repeat and fibronectin type-III domain-containing protein 2, translating to MDPVLCQMLVLGMAVMMARACPKYCTCQNLSESLGTLCPAKGLLFVPPDIDRSTVELRLGGNYILRITQQDFANMTDLVDLTLSRNTISYIQPFSFGDMETLRSLHMDNNRLVELGPDDLRGLVSLQHLILNNNQLGRISDKAFEDLAASLEDLDLSYNNLQALPWHSVRQMINLHQLSLDHNLLDYIPEGTFVDLERLARLDLTSNRLQKLPPDPIFARAQDSEATTTPFAPQLSLSIGGNPLHCNCELLWFRRLERDDDLETCASPPGLKGRYFWNIREDEFLCEQPLITQHTHRMLVLEGQTASLRCEAIGDPAPTIHWVTPDDQLLGNSSRTVVYRNGTLEILITTSKDYGTFTCIAANLAGESTASVELSIIQLPHISNGTGQASQPKSRLSDITGSSRTGKSTPKGQPEKAVSVSEVTAVSALVSWSVSKTAPKVKMYQLQYNCSDDEVLIYRMIPPSSKAFHVTNLVSGTLYDLCVLAAWDDSATTLTATNVVGCVQFYTRDEYPQCQSLHGQLLGGTMILVVGGVIVATLLVFIVILMVRYKAGDGGGTPASKLSNVSETYSQTNGGRPGQNGLPLLVPKPKVSMQDEEVEFKCGSLQSSMSSSSSSSSASLGSADPTSYSPNSALASIWRSAPPKPRTNLDQLLGAFTSLELRGQAKEPQTSGGPASAAAASAPAGLTDKEPLLGRTLDSRLSKLLMLPLDSKPKRSHSFDMGDFTVSTAQQLCSYPRRISSIWTKRSLSVNGMLLQCDEEGDSGGSKGTIESSEWVMESTV from the exons ATGGACCCCGTGCTCTGTCAGATGCTGGTCCTGGGAATGGCTGTAATGATGGCCCGTGCGTGCCCCAAGTACTGCACATGCCAGAACCTCTCGGAGTCACTGGGGACCCTGTGCCCAGCCAAAGGTCTGCTCTTCGTGCCACCTGACATAGATCGCAGCACTGTGGAGCTCCGGTTGGGGGGAAACTACATCCTTCGAATCACACAACAGGACTTTGCCAACATGACAGACTTGGTGGACCTTACGCTCTCCCGCAACACAATAAGCTACATCCAGCCCTTTTCCTTCGGGGACATGGAGACCCTCCGTTCTCTTCATATGGATAACAACCGTCTGGTGGAGTTGGGCCCCGATGACCTGCGAGGGCTGGTCAGCCTGCAACATCTCATCCTCAATAACAACCAGCTGGGTCGCATCTCCGATAAGGCGTTTGAAGACCTGGCGGCATCGCTTGAGGATCTGGACTTGTCCTACAACAACCTTCAGGCTCTGCCCTGGCATTCAGTTCGACAGATGATCAACCTGCACCAGCTGAGTCTGGACCACAATTTGCTGGACTACATCCCCGAGGGGACCTTTGTAGATCTGGAGAGGCTGGCCCGCTTGGACCTGACTTCCAATCGGCTCCAGAAGCTTCCGCCGGATCCCATCTTTGCCCGAGCACAGGATTCTGAGGCAACGACCACGCCATTCGCCCCTCAGCTCTCACTCAGCATAGGAGGAAACCCGCTTCACTGCAACTGCGAGTTGCTTTGGTTCCGGCGCCTGGAGCGAGACGATGACCTGGAGACTTGTGCCTCACCTCCCGGCCTGAAGGGCCGCTACTTCTGGAACATTCGGGAGGACGAGTTTTTGTGTGAGCAGCCTCTGATTACTCAGCACACCCACCGCATGCTAGTTCTGGAGGGGCAGACCGCCAGTCTACGGTGCGAAGCCATCGGCGATCCCGCCCCAACCATACACTGGGTGACCCCTGACGATCAACTGCTCGGGAACTCCTCTCGCACTGTGGTGTACCGCAACGGGACCCTGGAGATCCTGATCACCACTTCCAAGGACTACGGGACCTTCACTTGCATCGCAGCCAACCTGGCTGGTGAATCAACTGCTTCAGTGGAGCTGTCAATTATCCAGCTGCCCCACATAAGCAACGGCACAGGCCAGGCATCGCAACCCAAGTCCCGCCTGTCAGACATTACTGGTAGCTCAAGGACCGGTAAAAGCACTCCCAAAGGCCAGCCAGAGAAAGCGGTGTCTGTGTCTGAGGTGACCGCCGTGTCTGCCTTGGTCAGTTGGTCCGTTAGCAAGACCGCTCCTAAAGTCAAAATGTACCAACTACAGTACAACTGCTCAGATGATGAAGTGCTCATCTACAG GATGATTCCTCCCTCCAGTAAGGCCTTCCACGTCACCAACCTGGTATCGGGGACTCTCTATGACCTGTGTGTGCTGGCCGCCTGGGACGACTCGGCCACCACGCTCACTGCCACTAACGTGGTGGGCTGCGTGCAGTTCTACACCCGGGACGAGTACCCGCAGTGTCAGTCTCTGCACGGACAGCTGCTGGGCGGCACCATGATCCTGGTGGTGGGCGGTGTGATCGTAGCCACGCTGCTGGTGTTCATCGTCATCCTGATGGTGCGCTACAAGGCAGGGGATGGCGGAGGAACCCCCGCTAGCAAGCTGAGCAACGTCAGTGAGACGTACTCTCAGACCAACGGAGGGAGGCCGGGGCAGAACGGACTGCCTCTGCTGGTGCCCAAGCCCAAAGTCAGCATGCAGGACGAAGAGGTCGAATTCAAGTGCGGTTCACTCCAGAGCAGCAtgtcctcttcctcttcctcttcctctgccTCCTTGGGTTCAGCAGATCCCACGTCCTACAGCCCCAACAGTGCCCTCGCCAGCATCTGGAGGTCCGCGCCTCCCAAGCCCCGCACCAACTTAGACCAGCTTCTAGGGGCCTTCACGTCGCTGGAGCTCCGGGGCCAGGCCAAGGAGCCACAAACGTCTGGGGGCCCGGCGAGCGCGGCTGCTGCTTCGGCCCCAGCGGGCTTGACTGACAAGGAGCCTCTGTTGGGCCGGACGCTGGACTCACGGCTTAGCAAGCTGCTCATGCTGCCTCTGGACTCCAAACCCAAGAGGAGCCATTCGTTCGACATGGGCGACTTCACGGTGTCCACGGCGCAGCAGCTGTGCTCGTACCCGCGCCGAATCAGCAGCATCTGGACCAAACGCAGCCTGTCGGTGAATGGCATGCTGCTGCAGTGCGATGAGGAGGGCGACAGCGGCGGGAGCAAAGGCACCATTGAGAGCTCTGAGTGGGTTATGGAGAGTACTGTATAG